A region from the Silene latifolia isolate original U9 population chromosome 7, ASM4854445v1, whole genome shotgun sequence genome encodes:
- the LOC141590649 gene encoding uncharacterized protein LOC141590649 — translation MFNLQVLPVTPNKITIPFHPLLKQIAAVLQFPEPVYHILDLSKNSAYVSVKTNLRDITFSYVAGRADTVEESCEVAAKKSPYRSPSFRLHLLPLLQLSASPSFSFSMTNDTQKPAYHPAYSVSNIKNFVQITLENENVHYASWAELFLNTARAFDVLDHISPPKGAAINKDDQWDRLDAIVKQWIYSTISLDLLHTILEPGATAQQAWDRIKDIFNDNKNSHAVMLEQQFTNIHMDNYPNVSSYCQALKMIADQLANVGTPVSDTRLVLQLVTHVSDGYDGIATLIQQSDPLPPFYKARSMLALEESRRAKTVQNTTETANVASQAVGDGSSDSNSRSPQRGDNNYTRSQNNKGKGSRHHRGQSKGKGNQGGYNNKNGGRNGQQQQQMASGSTWTFVPYNPWQQQQQGWPVPPCPYPTAGWAPPGNNRSPGILGPRPQQAFIAQPTTVGTGHGAFVPTDIAAVMQTMSLQQPDDNYYMDTGASSHMTSNNGTLSSYSFLRDKRHIVVGNGSLIPIVGHGNSSLPSPHNSLILRNVLHVPSIIKNLVSVRKFTSDNNVSVEFDPFGFTVKDLKTGMPIMRSPSTGDLYPLLSSHQTVSTTPQAFTAFPSTTWHSRLGHPGSAIFNSLRTNKHISCSPINRFSLCHSCQLGKHIKLPFHASLAGTISPFDILHSDLWTSPVISTLGHRYYVLFLDDFTNFLWTFPLTNKSQVTTKGIDCDETFSPVVKPATIRTVLSIAVSKNWSLRQLDVKNAFLHGHLMETVYMHQPPGFRDRHHPDYVCLLKKSLYGLKQAPRAWYQRFAHFVSTIGFQHSKCDTSLFIYHEGANIAYLLLYVDDIILATSTDLLRTKIMGHLQSEFAMTDLGPLNYFLGISAIRHKNGLFLHQKKYAEDIIARANMTSCKPAQTPVDTKSKLSAASGSPVADPTLYRSLAGALQYLTFTRPDISYAVQQICLFMHDPRETHYSALKRIIRYLRGTSHYGLHLTSTSVTSLTAYSDADWGGCPDFRRSTSGYCVYLGDNLISWSSKRQATVSRSSAEAEYRGVANVVAETCWLRNLLLELRTPIRKATIVYCDNVSAIYLAGNPVNHQRTKHIELDIHFVREKVALGEVQVRHVPSRYQFADVFTKVLNISKRWGVIVEDLTFVRYRCLDRCSRLYRLKRNELEDIVKGESRGDLEENVPDSPSRIRHVSLDYVPLLRKIFNTIAVQATPLKTLRHCAGRYTSWITIQPLFNNASKEVFIGPTCDTLAHAKSELDRKVTMYPIHAYNLEIVDANYGSRASKIALLLYNLEQESYLTIRARMTGIPDEPAYSCVLVE, via the exons ATGTTTAACCTACAGGTGCTGCCCGTGACGCCTAATAAGATTACCATTCCGTTTCATCCACTCTTAAAACAAATCGCAGCTGTATTACAATTCCCTGAACCTGTTTACCATATACTGGACTTGTCCAAGAATAGTGCCTATGTGTCAGTGAAGACAAATCTTAGGGATATCACCTTCTCATATGTGGCTGGGCGTGCTGATACAGTTGAAGAATCATGTGAAGTTGCTGCGAAAAAA TCACCATACAGATCCCCTAGCTTCCGCCTTCATCTCCTTCCTCTCCTTCAACTCTCTGCATCTCCTTCCTTCTCCTTTTCAATGACGAACGACACACAAAAACCCGCCTATCACCCTGCATATTCAGTTTCCAATATCAAAAACTTTGTGCAAATTACCCTAGAAAACGAGAATGTCCACTATGCTTCCTGGGCAGAATTGTTTCTTAACACCGCTCGAGCATTCGACGTTCTCGATCACATCTCCCCTCCTAAAGGTGCTGCCATCAACAAGGATGATCAATGGGATCGTCTTGATGCCATTGTAAAACAGTGGATTTACAGTACCATCTCGCTCGATCTCCTTCATACTATCCTCGAGCCTGGTGCCACCGCTCAACAGGCTTGGGATCGTATCAAGGACATCTTCAACGATAACAAGAATTCCCATGCAGTGATGTTAGAGCAGCAATTTACTAATATCCATATGGACAACTACCCTAATGTGTCGTCATACTGTCAGGCGCTCAAAATGATCGCCGATCAATTAGCGAATGTTGGAACCCCTGTTTCCGATACTCGCCTCGTCCTCCAACTCGTTACTCATGTCTCTGATGGGTACGATGGGATTGCTACTCTTATTCAACAAAGCGATCCCCTTCCACCATTCTACAAAGCCCGTTCTATGTTGGCTCTTGAGGAAAGCCGCCGTGCCAAAACCGTACAAAACACTACTGAAACTGCTAATGTCGCATCTCAAGCTGTTGGTGACGGTTCCTCTGATTCTAATTCTCGCTCCCCACAGCGGGGTGACAACAACTACACCCGTTCCCAAAATAATAAAGGAAAGGGGAGTCGTCATCACCGTGGTCAATCCAAGGGCAAGGGAAATCAGGGTGGTTACAACAACAAGAATGGGGGTAGAAATGGGCAGCAGCAGCAACAGATGGCGTCTGGTTCAACCTGGACATTTGTCCCATACAATCCGTGGCAGCAGCAGCAACAGGGGTGGCCGGTGCCCCCCTGTCCTTATCCCACGGCGGGTTGGGCTCCACCTGGCAACAATCGGTCTCCGGGTATTTTAGGACCACGACCCCAGCAGGCTTTTATTGCTCAGCCTACTACGGTTGGGACGGGTCACGGAGCGTTTGTCCCGACTGATATTGCTGCCGTTATGCAGACTATGTCGCTTCAACAGCCGGATGACAACTATTACATGGATACAGGAGCGTCGTCTCACATGACGTCAAATAATGGTACACTCTCTTCTTATTCTTTTTTGCGTGATAAACGTCATATTGTAGTCGGAAATGGTAGTTTAATTCCTATTGTGGGTCATGGAAATTCGTCCCTGCCTTCACCTCATAATTCCCTAATCCTACGTAATGTCCTTCATGTTCCAAGCATAATTAAAAACCTGGTGTCTGTACGAAAGTTTACATCTGATAATAATGTTTCCGTGGAATTTGACCCATTTGGTTTTACTGTGAAGGATCTCAAGACGGGGATGCCAATTATGAGAAGCCCTAGCACGGGCGATCTTTACCCTCTACTCTCGTCTCACCAAACTGTCTCCACAACACCACAAGCCTTTACTGCATTTCCGTCTACTACCTGGCACTCACGGCTTGGCCATCCCGGCTCAGCTATTTTTAATTCTTTACGTACCAATAAACACATTTCTTGTAGTCCTATTAATCGTTTTTCTCTTTGTCATTCCTGTCAATTAGGGAAGCATATAAAGCTTCCATTTCATGCGTCTTTAGCAGGTACTATTAGCCCCTTTGATATTTTGCATTCGGATTTATGGACTTCTCCAGTTATTAGTACTTTGGGACACCGTtactatgttttgtttttagaCGATTTTACCAATTTTCTATGGACATTTCCTCTCACCAATAAATCACAG GTCACAACAAAGGGAATCGACTGTGATGAAACTTTCAGTCCCGTGGTCAAACCGGCCACCATTCGCACTGTGCTTAGCATCGCTGTTTCAAAAAATTGGTCACTCCGTCAGTTGGACGTCAAAAACGCCTTTTTACATGGACACCTTATGGAAACTGTCTATATGCATCAACCGCCCGGGTTTCGGGACCGTCATCATCCGGATTATGTATGTCTTCTAAAGAAGTCCCTTTACGGTCTCAAACAAGCACCGCGTGCCTGGTATCAAAGGTTTGCACATTTTGTTTCCACTATTGGTTTTCAGCATAGCAAGTGTGACACTTCTTTATTCATTTATCATGAAGGGGCCAATATTGCTTACCTCCTTTTATACGTGGATGACATTATTCTTGCCACTTCCACTGATTTGCTTCGGACTAAAATTATGGGTCATCTTCAATCGGAATTTGCAATGACCGATCTTGGTCCGTTAAATTATTTCTTGGGTATATCAGCAATACGACACAAGAATGGGCTATTTTTACATCAAAAGAAATATGCCGAGGACATCATTGCCCGCGCCAATATGACTTCCTGTAAACCGGCCCAAACCCCTGTTGACACGAAATCCAAGCTAAGTGCTGCCTCGGGTTCCCCCGTAGCAGACCCTACTTTATACCGTAGTCTCGCCGGAGCGCTCCAATATTTGACTTTTACCCGGCCCGACATCTCCTACGCGGTACAACAAATTTGCCTCTTCATGCACGATCCCCGAGAAACCCATTATAGTGCCCTGAAAAGAATAATAAGATACCTGCGTGGCACCTCTCACTATGGCCTGCATTTAACATCCACATCGGTTACATCTTTGACGGCCTATAGTGACGCTGATTGGGGCGGTTGTCCCGATTTCCGCCGCTCTACCTCCGGGTATTGTGTTTATCTAGGCGATAATCTTATTTCATGGTCCTCTAAAAGACAAGCTACTGTTTCACGCTCAAGTGCAGAGGCCGAATACAGAGGTGTAGCCAATGTTGTAGCCGAGACATGTTGGTTACGTAACCTACTTCTTGAACTTCGTACTCCCATCCGCAAAGCTACCATTGTATACTGTGACAATGTTTCAGCTATTTATCTTGCCGGAAATCCCGTCAATCATCAACGGACCAAGCACATCGAATTGGATATTCATTTTGTACGGGAAAAGGTAGCTCTCGGTGAGGTTCAAGTCCGCCATGTCCCTTCACGATATCAGTTTGCGGACGTATTTACGAAAG TTCTAAACATCAGTAAGAGGTGGGGTGTTATTGTGGAGGACTTGACCTTTGTCAGGTACAGATGTTTAGACCGTTGCAGCCGTCTATACAGACTCAAACGTAATGAATTGGAAGATATTGTTAAAGGAGAAAGCAGGGGTGACCTTGAAGAAAACGTGCCTGATAGCCCTAGCCGCATTAGGCATGTTTCTCTTGATTATGTGCCTCTTTTGAGGAAAATCTTCAATACCATTGCAGTTCAGGCTACGCCGCTTAAAACTCTGAGGCACTGCGCTGGTCGTTACACATCTTGGATTACAATCCAACCTCTATTCAACAATGCATCAAAGGAAGTATTTATTGGGCCAACATGTGATACTCTTGCACACGCAAAGAGCGAATTGGATAGGAAAGTCACCATGTATCCAATACATGCATACAATCTTGAAATTGTTGATGCAAATTATGGGTCGCGAGCTTCAAAGATCGCTCTTTTGCTATATAATCTTGAACAAGAGAGCTACCTGACAATAAGGGCACGCATGACTGGAATCCCTGATGAACCTGCATATTCCTGCGTACTTGTGGAATAA
- the LOC141590650 gene encoding uncharacterized protein LOC141590650 translates to MEDDFPYYTDSPTVNKTKRKCRMQSQVQAGVSSVEQAIKRPRGRPPTRRQHLHLPPAMIGQPLPGTPLQLPGVPSCAKCLAKRFIYEPRTFCCGDGAIVLPSYTFPPELTRLYTAPDEKSIYHNIPDLVPNDGGPKYLQLYFYDGQHEAAKRSGCFKELNQDVIDILMGITHSNPYARFFRSLQEIDVNEDTQIHIHKNPVRDQRVSNAPTSDEVAVIWSEDTTLGETSGPHILVTGRTQASHRIMHFYGCYDPLQYPLLFQNGECGWHQGLKKHAPNTAARSRNVVVPPSSFTTAASLLDAEAHRSSQQTSSDERNVSCREYYSYKLQNRPGNMLLRAGRCFQQYVVDMHVKLENTRLDFFRHNQDTIRAELYQGLLDTIDAGEQCAANVGRRVILPATYTGGPRDMKRRYLNAMSLVQRYGKPNFVVTITCNANWPEIKKMNLLVEKKLRTDQI, encoded by the exons ATGG AGGATGATTTCCCGTACTACACAGATTCACCTACAGTTAACAAGACAAAACGGAAATGCCGAATGCAGAGCCAAGTTCAGGCGGGTGTTTCAAG TGTTGAGCAGGCAATAAAAAGACCACGCGGAAGACCCCCTACGCGGAGACAACACT TACACCTCCCTCCTGCTATGATTGGGCAACCACTACCTGGAACGCCTCTCCAACTACCAGGTGTTCCGTCATGTGCAAAGTGCCTTGCCAAAAGGTTCATTTATGAACCTCGGACATTCTGTTGCGGCGATGGAGCAATCGTGCTGCCGTCATACACATTCCCTCCAGAACTGACCAGATTGTACACAGCTCCAGATGAAAAATCA ATTTACCACAATATCCCAGATCTGGTGCCCAATGACGGTGGGCCAAAGTACCTTCAACTTTACTTTTATGACGGGCAACATGAAGCTGCTAAGCGTTCAGGATGCTTCAAGGAGCTAAACCAGGATGTTATAGACATATTAATGGGTATAACACACTCAAACCCATACGCGCGATTTTTCCGGTCATTACAGGAGATCGATGTCAATGAAGATACACAAATACATATACACAAAAATCCTGTAAGGGACCAGCGTGTCAGTAATGCTCCGACTTCTGACGAGGTCGCTGTCATTTGGTCTGAAGATACAACATTGGGCGAAACCAGTGGACCGCACATCTTAGTGACTGGACGAACGCAAGCTTCACATCGAATTATGCACTTTTACGGGTGTTATGACCCACTTCAGTACCCTCTTCTTTTCCAAAATGGAGAATGCGGTTGGCACCAAGGACTGAAAAAACACGCGCCTAACACAGCAGCACGCAGCCGTAATGTTGTAGTCCCCCCGTCTAGTTTCACAACTGCTGCAAGTCTATTGGATGCAGAAGCACATC GGAGTTCACAACAAACGTCTTCAGATGAACGGAATGTGTCTTGCCGAGAGTATTACTCCTACAAACTACAGAACAGGCCAGGGAACATGCTTCTCAGAGCGGGGAGATGTTTCCAGCAATATGTAGTAGACATGCACGTGAAGTTAGAAAACACTCGCCTAGACTTCTTCCGACACAATCAAGATACTATACGGGCTGAATTGTATCAGGGCTTACTTGATACAATCGACGCTGGTGAGCAGTGCGCAGCTAATGTTGGGAGAAGAGTAATTCTTCCAGCAACCTACACTGGAGGCCCTAGGGATATGAAAAGAAGGTATCTGAATGCAATGTCTCTTGTGCAACGCTATGGGAAGCCAAATTTTGTTGTGACAATCACTTGCAATGCAAACTGGccagaaataaaaaaaatgaacttGCTCGTGGAGAAGAAGCTCAGAACCGACCAGATATAG
- the LOC141590651 gene encoding uncharacterized protein LOC141590651: MALKKKIVEDKISGEVAAFVYVVEFLKRGLPHAHLLLIMKPSSKMNCPEDFDKFVSAEIPPMTNESLRTAVLKHMMHGPCGRLDPDRQCMKHKKTEGHCKYSYPKPFASDTTNTDDRYPVYKRRDTGESAKIRGHDLNNQWVIPYNPYLLDLFDCHLNVEVCSTIQAVKYLYKYVYKGHDKISFNVAAEGEVKVVDEIEQYQSGRWVSPVAAIWRIYGFDLFEIHPPVMLLLVHLPFSDEKRIRTPLTEFFRLNSVNSEAANQNVVTNQTANHRRLVFISPSEGERYFLRLLLAHVKAPKSFEDLRTVNGQRFTTYQEDALELRLVKQDNMVDLCLNEAIAVQMSAALRHLFVTLLIFCQPKDPASLWDKYYTSLSEDYSREYPCDTYTVRVLTVRKLEQHLEAMGKSLRSFGLGHLSEPQDSVLQRTRDITDALNAPVPEECMLCRTTLNSDQQHVFDTIMEHVTANKPGAFFVDGPGGTGKTYLYNALYAEVRLLGKIILPTASSGIAAANIPSGRTTHSRFKLPLDLAISLTCNVPKQSSLAALIQAASLIIWDEASMARKETVEALDLLFRDLCDSDVILGVS; this comes from the exons ATGGCTTTGAAGAAAAAAATAGTAGAGGATAAAATCTCTGGAGAAGTTGCCGCATTTGTATATGTAGTAGAATTCCTGAAAAGAGGCCTTCCCCACGCACATCTTCTACTAATTATGAAGCCAAGTAGTAAAATGAATTGTCCTGAAGATTTTGACAAGTTTGTAAGCGCCGAGATTCCCCCGATGACAAATGAAAGCCTCCGCACGGCTGTGCTGAAACATATGATGCACGGCCCGTGTGGTCGTCTAGACCCTGACCGTCAATGCATGAAACACAAAAAGACTGAAGGCCACTGCAAGTATAGTTACCCAAAGCCATTTGCATCTGACACCACAAATACTGATGATAGATATCCGGTCTACAAGCGCCGTGATACAGGAGAGAGCGCTAAGATCAGAGGCCATGATCTCAACAATCAGTGGGTTATTCCATATAATCCATACCTGCTTGATCTGTTCGACTGCCACCTCAATGTAGAAGTATGCTCCACCATCCAAGCCGTCAAATACTTATATAAGTACGTTTATAAAGGTCATGACAAGATATCTTTTAACGTTGCGGCAGAGGGTGAAGTAAAAGTGGTTGATGAAATAGAACAATATCAGTCTGGCCGTTGGGTGTCTCCAGTAGCAGCAATCTGGCGCATCTATGGGTTTGATCTGTTCGAGATTCACCCGCCAGTTATGCTATTGCTAGTCCATCTTCCAT TTTCAGACGAAAAGCGGATAAGAACACCATTGACTGAATTCTTCAGGCTTAATAGTGTTAATAGTGAAGCTGCTAATCAAAATGTTGTTACTAATCAGACTGCTAATCATA GGAGACTTGTATTCATTTCCCCGTCGGAAGGAGAACGTTATTTCTTGAGGTTGCTACTTGCTCATGTGAAAGCACCCAAATCGTTTGAAGATCTTCGAACTGTCAACGGCCAACGTTTTACAACATACCAAGAAGATGCACTAGAACTTAGGTTAGTGAAGCAAGATAACATGGTCGATTTGTGCCTCAACGAAGCAATAGCTGTGCAAATGTCTGCTGCTCTCCGGCACCTATTTGTAACTCTGCTCATTTTCTGCCAACCAAAAGACCCAGCCAGCCTTTGGGATAAGTACTACACTTCACTCTCTGAAGATTACTCAAGAGAATACCCATGCGACACCTATACTGTACGGGTTCTTACCGTTCGTAAGCTAGAACAGCATCTAGAAGCAATGGGGAAATCTCTTAGATCATTTGGCTTGGGACATTTAAGCGAACCTCAAGATTCTGTACTTCAACGAACACGAGATATAACTGACGCACTTAACGCACCCGTGCCCGAGGAATGTATGTTATGCCGCACAACATTGAACTCAGATCAACAACATGTTTTTGACACCATAATGGAACATGTAACAGCAAACAAACCTGGAGCCTTTTTTGTAGACGGACCTGGTGGCACCGGTAAAACATACCTATACAATGCCTTGTATGCTGAAGTTCGTCtgcttgggaagattatcttgcCTACAGCATCATCAGGGATCGCCGCAGCAAACATACCATCAGGAAGGACCACCCATTCAAGATTTAAACTTCCTCTAGATTTAGCTATATCACTAACGTGCAATGTGCCAAAACAAAGCAGCCTAGCCGCTTTAATACAAGCAGCCAGCTTGATTATATGGGATGAGGCTTCCATGGCAAGGAAGGAAACTGTCGAAGCACTTGACCTGTTATTCCGCGATCTGTGTGACAGTGATGTAATTTTGGGGGTAAGTTGA